The Aliidongia dinghuensis DNA window GTTAAACTTTTAGGACTTACGCAAAGACGACCGAAGGCGAGCGTAACTGCTCACGCAAATAATCACTGAGTAAACCCCTTTTAACCTGATATAAAGATTGTTTTAACCGTTTAGCCTGTCTGGCTAACTGCAGCCAAACCAGCATACAACAACAAATATGATTCCGCTGAATACGAGCCTTACGACACTGATTAGCTTCAATACCAGTGAGTTGTTTAAGTTCTCGGTGAAACTGCTCAATCTTCCAACGGATGGCACACACCAATCGTGTGCCATCTGATGAATCCTGAGTGGTGTCATTGGTGACAATCCAGTCCGTGCGGTTTTCATTAACCACTACTCGGAACAGTTGC harbors:
- a CDS encoding transposase yields the protein LYIDNLQKIYYCPLKSNRKVDDSKGVNPYKAVNELTWTDQEQQNGKLIKIHAFPKDYKVQLFRVVVNENRTDWIVTNDTTQDSSDGTRLVCAIRWKIEQFHRELKQLTGIEANQCRKARIQRNHICCCMLVWLQLARQAKRLKQSLYQVKRGLLSDYLREQLRSPSVVFA